TCCGAATATTCCGGTAGGCCACTTGGATTGTCTCCACCATCAGGGGATCTTCCCGCTTTAAGCGTTCATATCCTTCATCGATCTCTTCTTCCTTTACTTTCAATCGATCCGAGGTGAGTTCTACCCGATCAAAACGAGCGGTAAAGCGGATGAGGGCGCGATCGCCTTCCTCTCTCACCGCTGCGATGATCTCTTGAGCGATCTCCATCTGCGTGGTAATTTCCTTTTCCGCCCGGGTGAGGATTCTTCTTTTCTCCTCTTCCCCCAGCTTTGCCCACTCCAACCACTGCATTCTATTTCCTCCTTTAGGGATACTTTCATAGCCATTGAACGCATGATAGATCTCTATTTTGCCTGCCGGCGAAAGGGAAACTTCCCGAACGATCGGATTCCGACGGGTGGGCGCATTTAGCCTTTCCGTTTCTCCTCCGGTTTCATCCTTCCTTTTAGTTCTTCCAACACCTTCTCAAAAGGAAGCCCCTGCTCCCGCAGGAGGACAAAGAGATGGTAGAGGAGGTCGGAAACTTCATAACGGAGTTCCTCTGGGCTTCGGTTCTTCGCCGCAATGATGACTTCGCTCGTCTCCTCCCCCACCTTCTTTAAGATCTTGTCCAACCCTTTTTCAAAGAGGTAGGTGGTATAGGAGCCCTCCGGCCGCTCCTTCTCCCGCTCCGCCACCGTCCGTTCCAATTGGGCCAACACATCGGGCAGCTTCTCCTCCGGTTCATCCCCCCACAATGCCTGATGGAAACAACTCCACTCCCCCGTATGACAGGCCGGGCCTGCCGGCCTTACCTTCACCAGGAGAGCATCCCCGTCACAATCGAGGGAGATGGAGACCACCTTTTGCAGATTTCCGGAGGTTTCCCCTTTATGCCAGAGGGACCGGCGGGAACGGCTGTAAAACCAGGTCTCTCCGGTTTCTATGGTTTTCTCCAGGGACCGGCGGTTCATATAGGCCAGGGTGAGAACTTCCTTTGTAACGGCATCGGTTACAACCGCGGGGATGAGGCCCTGTTCATCCCATTTTATCCGTTCAAGATCGATCATCGCACCTCAACTCCCCTTTCCCTCACTTTTTCTTTTACTTCTGCAATGCGAATCAAACCGTAGTGAAAAACAGAGGCGGCCAAGGCGGCATCGGCCTTCCCTGCCGTTAACACCTCCGCAAAATGTTCCGGAGTACCGGCCCCTCCCGAGGCGATGACCGGAATCCCCACCTCTTCCGCCACCCGACGGGTGAGGGGCAGGTCGAATCCATCCTTGCGCCCGTCCGTATCCATGCTGGTGAGAAGGATCTCTCCGGCTCCCAATGCCTCCACCTGTTTCGCCCAGGCGACGGCATCTAACCCGGTGGCCCTCCTTCCTCCATGGGTATAAACCTCCCATCTCTCCTTTTCCCCGTCCCATTTGGCATCGATGGCGGCCACAATGCACTGGGAACCGAACTTCCTCGCCCCCTCGGTAATCAGTTCGGGATGGAGGACGGCGGAGGTATTGATCGATACCTTATCCGCCCCCGCCAAGAGGAGCTCCCTCATCCCCTCCACATCGCGGATTCCGCCACCCACGGTAAAAGGGATATTGACCTCCGCAGCCGTCTTTCGGACCACATCCACCATCGTCTTCTTTCCTTCATGGGAGGCGGAGATATCGAGGAAGACGAGTTCATCCGCCCCTTCCAGGCTATAGCGCCGGGCCAGCTCCACCGGATCTCCGGCATCGCTAAGCCGGAGGAACTGAACCCCCTTTACCACCCGTCCCTCTTTTACATCAAGACAGGGTATAATTCGTTTCGCCAGCATCCCTTTCGCTCCCCTCCAAGATTTCTAAAGCCTCCTTCAGCGGAACCATCCCGGAGTAAAGTGCCTTCCCCACGATGGCCCCCGTTATTCCTTTTCCTTGATGCTCCTTCAACCGGACAAGGTCTGCCATCGAAGAGA
The DNA window shown above is from Thermicanus aegyptius DSM 12793 and carries:
- the hisIE gene encoding bifunctional phosphoribosyl-AMP cyclohydrolase/phosphoribosyl-ATP diphosphatase HisIE, producing MIDLERIKWDEQGLIPAVVTDAVTKEVLTLAYMNRRSLEKTIETGETWFYSRSRRSLWHKGETSGNLQKVVSISLDCDGDALLVKVRPAGPACHTGEWSCFHQALWGDEPEEKLPDVLAQLERTVAEREKERPEGSYTTYLFEKGLDKILKKVGEETSEVIIAAKNRSPEELRYEVSDLLYHLFVLLREQGLPFEKVLEELKGRMKPEEKRKG
- the hisF gene encoding imidazole glycerol phosphate synthase subunit HisF, which gives rise to MLAKRIIPCLDVKEGRVVKGVQFLRLSDAGDPVELARRYSLEGADELVFLDISASHEGKKTMVDVVRKTAAEVNIPFTVGGGIRDVEGMRELLLAGADKVSINTSAVLHPELITEGARKFGSQCIVAAIDAKWDGEKERWEVYTHGGRRATGLDAVAWAKQVEALGAGEILLTSMDTDGRKDGFDLPLTRRVAEEVGIPVIASGGAGTPEHFAEVLTAGKADAALAASVFHYGLIRIAEVKEKVRERGVEVR